Genomic window (Lynx canadensis isolate LIC74 chromosome D3, mLynCan4.pri.v2, whole genome shotgun sequence):
TGCGCCGGGCAGTGCCTAAGGGAGCGGTGGAGAGCGCGCTGGGTCCCCAGTACTGGCGCAACGCTGCCCAGGTCTCCCCTCCCTGATTGCTCCAGGTCCTAACTCACTCACCATGATGGAGAAGACGAAAGCCACGATGTTGATGGGGTACGCGGGGCAAAAACACGAGACGATGGCGAGCCACAGGTAGTTCTTGGGCCTGGGCAAGTCCTCCTCGGTCTTGTCATCCTCGGTGTTGGCCTCGGGACTGCTGTCCAAAGCCCTCTTGAAGTCCGCGCTGGGGTCGTTGTACTGAGACATGGGCGAGGCCGGCGGCACAGGGAGGGCGGAGGAGCTCACGGTCGGTGTGGTCTGGGACTCTGGCCGCCCGCTCTGGCGAGGCTCTGAAAAGCCAGCGGCGCGGGGCTCGAGGGAGACGTGACCTCACTTCTCCGGCGTCCTCCGCCTGGGCTGAGGGACCTGGGCCAAGAACCTCGGcacaagagggagggagggagcaagggggtgaggagaggcggcggggaggagagggagcccGCCCGCCTGAGTAACAGGGGAAAGGCACTTCTTGCAGACACACCCAGAGACCATCAGACAGACGCACAGACTCACTCCGAGTCCAGAATGGCAGGAggcacagggaaggggagagcGAAGGCCCTTTAAGGTGCAAACTGGCCCGCCTTCGGTCTGAAGAGGACCAGGTATCTTTTCGAGCTGCTGTATTTGAATACACTAAGTGTAACGGAGGGTAATGCAACCTTATCCATGTGGCCACAGAGTTCCTACTTCCTCTTGACTAACAATTTGCTTTTCCTGACCCAATCTCTTCTGGTACTCAGACCCTGAACACTGAGCCCCAGTAATTTCTCTTCCCCAACAGGTGGTCTGGGAGCAAGGTACTAAACTTTGGGCCCAACCTTCCAGGCACTGCACAGGGGGCCTCTGGAGACTGCAGTGGTAGCATGGAAGAGCAGTGCCGGTTGCCCTGTGCCGTGTGCCCTGGACTTTTTCCCAATTGTGCAAACAAggaattctctcttctccatttctccacCTATGGAGCCCCTGGAGGGAGAAGCAGGTGGATCTGGTTGGTGTAGACCATTCAAGTGGATAACTgggatggggagaagagagaCGGGTCCACTTTCGGAACCCAGATGAGTATAGCAATTGCATCACTAAGCAATTCATGGAAGGGCTATGACCAGAACCGAGGCTCCAAATCCAGACCGAGGTGGGAAATTGTCACATTTGAGCTGAATCACCTCAGGGAAGTCCTTTCACCTCACTGGGTTCCAACTCCTTCATCTGAAAAAAGTGGGTAATAGGGACCCTCAAAGGGACTTTGTGAACACTGTTAAGTTGCATTTCAAACCAGGTGAATCtaagtgctcaatacatgttAGTTATTATTAGGAAACTATTTCTGCAAAATATAGTCCTTCTGCAGTATCTCAGACCCAATATCCATTGGTGAAAATATTTCACCAAAAATCCAGATATTCTGAGCTGGCCGGTCACAGAGAAATGCCAAGTAATTTTATTATGTGTGGTTTCAAAAATAGTTGCTCACATCATAATACATCAAAAGTATTAATCATCTGCTTGGCTTTCTCAGAACATGAACTGATTATCTGGGATGCTTCCACTTCTCATGGGGCCATACTGATTTCATTATCTGCCTTCCTCACTGGACTACAGACTCACTGAGAGAGGGGACCATCTTGCTCATCTTTGTATCACCACTGGCACAGTGCCTAGAACTAAGTATGTGCTTTATATAGCTTGCTGGGTGAACACATAAAAGATGAAATAGTGCCTTCTCCACCATGCCTTCTCCCCCAGTTTGGTTGGTTAATCAAGTGGGAATAAACCAAAACATTGGATCAACCAAGTGCTCAACCAAGTCTTTGCTTTGactgttccctctacctggatTGCTGTTCCCTTAAACGGCCACATGGGTGGTCCTTATTTCTCAGCTGTCAACTCAAAGTCACTTCCTCAGAGATAGATCttctttttagatttatttagtGTAGGTCCTCACAGTAAATATTACCCTACGTTTTACCAGCTTTTTTATGACATGTATCATTATTGTACTTTGTTTATGTGTTTACCATCGGTTCTTTCTCCACCCTATATGCTTTGTAACCTGTTCAGAGATCTGTCTCCAGCACTTAGAAttttcctggcacatagtaagaatgCAAGGAATACTGCTTGAATAGATGAGAATTACCCGTGAGTATAGCAAAAATgatttccagattttttaaaaaaaaatttaattattttttgatttctgGATCTTCACCAAGACCTACTTGAATTAGAATTTCCCTGGGTGATgccccagaaatctgtatttttagaaCATTCATCAGCGATTCTGACACAACTGAACATTTTCTTGTATGCCACTACTGTCCCTCGTTCTCAGGACGAAGTCTTGGATCTTTAGTTTGGAGATCCCCTCTGGAACTTCAAACTCAGTATGTCAAAGGGAACACGTCTAACCTCCTAAGAACCTGCTTCTCAAGGCTTGGTCCTTAGCTAAGTCCTGTCCACTTGTCCAACCATCTGTCCTACCAATTCTCTCCTCTCACTATACTTCAGTTAATGAAGGTATTTTTGCTCTATTCTCAAATACACCTAGCCTTTTCCCACCTCAAGGACTCACATCTGCTGCTCCTTCTTCCTCGAAtgcttccccttctctccaccttGTGGGCCCCTCTCATGTTTCAGGACCCATCACCGCATGTGTTACCTCCTGAGAGAGTCCTTCCCTGACCATCTAAATATGGCCCTCTTATTTCCCACCCCATTACCCTGTTCATTGCCTTCTTCACAGTTATCACCACCAGAAACTGtcctctttgtttatttgtttactgttcattgtctgtcttccccatgAAAAGATAAACTCACAAGAGCAGAGATTCCCCAActccccgcgccccgccccccggtTCACTACGGTATCCCCCGTGCCTGGAATAGTACTTGGCCCTTAGTAGGTGCTCTGTAGATACTCTTTGGATCAGTAAACTTGTGCATTTAGTCGTCCAGTTTGGgaactcttctctttccttcagtcTCTACATGAGTGAGTCACCAAACCCTACTGATTCTGTTGCAAACACACTCTTCCCTtggttctctcttctctttccccaaggCCAGTGTTAAAATTGCAGCTCTTATCAACAGTGCAAAGGCTCAGTGGATTCTCTCTGAGCCATGTTTGTGGTCTGAGGCTGGTGAATTTAGTTGGTATGACTAAGCCCAATGTTTGGGTACCCAGTGGAATTTTGCTGATTCAAGGTCATGGACTATATTGTTTGCTCCAACCCACTTGTGCCAcccagggaaatacaaaagaagGAGTTGTTGACTCAGCATGGCCCATCTCCTCTGCCAGGGAAACACCTGTTCAACACTGGTCCGACACTCCAGAATcaccaaacatttactgagtacctattgTCTGCCTTTGATGCATTCCCTAGatgcatcatctcatttgatTCCTACAGCACCATTGGTGAGGTACAGATGAGGGAACTATGACAAGCTGGGTAAAGGGACTTGTGTAAGATCTTACAGCTAAGTGGAGGTGCCAGAATTTGAACGAGGTCTAAGCTACTTGTTCAGCTAACAGGTCCAGGCAAGAGAGTTAAATGGACATCTCTGAAGTTTGCTGAAGTTATTATATTCCACTCAGGAGAGATGGTTTAATAGCTGTTGACTTATCTGAAATGTAGCAGTGAAATTGCAATCACttgaaatatttacaattaaatggaaaagaaagtgcCTACACCAGAAAGTGTAATGTATATGGTGCGGATTCTTGAGGGATGCATTAGACCAATCAGTAGGGGTTTCCAACTCTAATTTCCTGAGCTTCACTAATTTTCTCTTGAGAGGTCAGTTTATTACTCTTGGATGAAGCCTACTGCCTGATTGCTTAATAGTGTGACAATaccttcccttttttaaaatgagagggAATAGCctgactgggagagagagaagacttaATTGGAGCTTTTTGGAAGCTGATGTAGCAACTTAcacttttgaaatttgaaataagtTTATTTCCAAATGTAAAAGTAATGTGTATTCATTCTGGAAAAGTTCGAAAATGAATGAAAGCATAAAAAAGAAGAGAGCTCAACCTATAGCCTACCATCCAATAGTAACCACCCcctaaaataagagaatatttcctttttgttccctttctacatgtgtatatttttctccaaTAAAGTGGGATtgtaggggcacccaggtggcttagttggttaagtgtgtgacttccgctcaggtcatgatctcgcagttcgagagttaaagccccgcgtcgggctctgtgctgacagctcagagcctggagcctgcttcagattctgtgcctccctttctctctctctctctctctctctgccccctccccccactcatgctgtttctgtctctcaaaaagtaaataaatgttaaaaaacttttttaagtggGATTATATAcagttttgtttcctgcttttctcAATCAATGTTATATCACCTTTACCATTCTTTACAGATACATTTATGATCTGCATAATTTCCCATTGATTTGATGGATTGTTACTTATGTAACCATTCCTCGATCATTAGGTATTTAGGTTATTTTTGGTGGGTTTTTATTgttaaacaaaatatgaaaaatgctgtGACTTTGTACTCAATTATTAGCATTTGTGATCGTTTCTTTGTAACTCATGATTTTACAGGGGAGAGATCTGTCTTTggaagggcaggaaaaaaaaacccttcagatTGGCTGGTTGAGAAATTGTAGCATGAGATATGTAccaaaggtaaaattaaaatgtaggccAAGGGAACAGTCACAGATTCAATGGACTACAGAAATGAAGTGATTCGAACaagatgaaatgaggtgaatTCAAAGAATAGCTTCTCAATGCCAAATGGACCCCCAGATCTATGATATTTAATAGGGTGATTTTAAATCTACGCCTTTTGGTTTTAGGTATGTCTAGGATTCCAAaatagaaggagggagggaaagagtgagagataggggtaggggaagagagagagaaacggagagagggagacgagagggagagagagagggaggagacggagagaggagggaaggggagagaggaggagagagagagaggaaagggagagaggagagggagagagagggagaggagagggagagagggagggaggagatggagaggggagggaaggggagagaggaggagagagagaggaaagggagagaggagatggagagagagggagaggagagggagaggagagggaaagagaaggaggagagagaggttcTGCTGATCTGTGAAAATGGAAGAGTTAAGGCTCCAGATCTTTAGGA
Coding sequences:
- the TMEM233 gene encoding transmembrane protein 233, encoding MSQYNDPSADFKRALDSSPEANTEDDKTEEDLPRPKNYLWLAIVSCFCPAYPINIVAFVFSIMSLNSYNDGDIEGSKRLGRNAKWVAIASIIIGLLIIGISCAVHFTRKA